The DNA sequence tgacgtCATCAGGTTATGGAATTTTGAAGCTGGATGTGAAGACCAAGTCCCAGAATGGTGTCGTAAGTACTTTAGCAAAATCACATCTGGATTGTttgcaaatctttttcttttttttttcttacagtttcatctctttttctgccattgttttgtgtgtgtttgttttacctTTGTGTAGAAAAGTACTTACTGTGTTTTAAACCTTCGGATAAACGTGTTctctaggggtgggaatctttgaatgtctcacgattcgattcaattccgatttttgggcctgcgattcgattcagaattgattttcgattgagaacgatttttgattcaaaatgatttgattggcaatggtttttgcttcaatctatagatgtgcaaggaattatAATGAtatactccagtctgactcgctaatgctaattaattagcgcgctactcacggcacttttatcactcaaacgaacggctccacactgaaaaaaagcccaacttttattggaataacttgatcgtgactttttccttctactctctaatgtggctacaacttaacagtgtattagactgtgtggaaccacactgcccctcagtggccaaattgggtacagcgctccaaataaaggcacacagacaaaggcaagacagtacaaaataatttaaataaaataaattttgggacatttaaaatcgattctgaatcgtactataTGAGAATCTTCTTCTTATTctattcttatgagaatcgattttttggcacacccctagtgctCTCATGATCTTCTTGACACTATATGGCCACAATTATTGGGACACAggaagtgaaattggataaaaATATGGATTTGGTTCCTTTGTTCCTATCCTGAATTGAAATTAAAGATCTTTGGCCTCACTAAACCTTTGTCCATACATGATGTTGTTCctttaattccccccccccccccctctaatgttctttctctttttcatctgcttttcttctttggatgTCCGTGTCAGATGGTAAGaaagtgtgtgcacgtgtgacGTATCGGAACTTAACGCATGTGGTGTTTTGCAGTTTAAAACAGTTGTATAGtcatgccttgagatacgagtctTATTTGTTCTGGATCATGCAAAACACTCATATCTGAAATcaactttccccattgaaatgaatggaaatgccattaatgtgTTCCAgtcaataaatgtaaatgtataattgccttttttgtgtgtttagtttgatGGTAAACTGGGAGTGGTATTAAACActttgaagcctttttttttaataaagaattgttcactatctgGGTTGAGGTCactgcctaaaaaaaataaaataaagtgcttGAATCTCAAGTTTTTGCTGgcaagtcaaagtaaaaaaaaaaaaagtccccaaaaCTCATTAAGTggggtcacttgtatctcaaggcaccactgcacaTGCAAATGTCTGCCACCAATATCCTCACACATTGACCACCAACCTCTTCCCCACAGTAGAGAAATAATGCTTTGCGTGTGCTCCAATACCCTCTTTGAACACTTCCTCTCTGCCTTGAGCCGCTTTCACCAGCATCCTGCCTCTCACCTCTGCCCTCCGCCTTGTCTGGCAGGAGTTTGCCACATCGGGCTCCAGCAACACCGACACGGGCAAGTCGGGCGGCCACCTGGAGACCAAGTACAAAGTCAGTGAGTTGGGCCTCAGCTTCAACCAGAAATGGAACACGGACAACACTCTGGCTACAGAAATCACCGTCGAGGACCAGGTGCAGGCAAATGGCAAACTAAcgacctttaactcattcactgccattgacggctatagatgtcaaaaattcatttgatctatttctattagtttaacattttttcaccacttttgtttacaagagtatgaaaacctagaatttttttaaataatcttttgttaTTGGTATGTtggtaaaaattaggggcgtcaggcgattacattttttaattgtaattaatcgcatgacttcactagttaactcacgattaatcacaaattttatatctgttctaaatgttttgttgttttgttaactagagtatgaaaacctagattttttttactgtacatttagaacagatataaaatttgtgattaatcgtgagttaacaagtgaagttgtgcgattaattacaattaaaaatgttaatcgcctgtcgctcctaatttttaataatcttttttttttttttggaattcatggcagtgaatgagttaaagatgagctatgatagacttttttttttcttctgatgtGCAGCTGGCAAAGGGTTTGAAGCTTGGTCTGGACACCTCCTTTGTACCAAACACGGGGTAATAACTGAACTGTTTTCCTCATTATAAACAtaacacagtaaaaataaataaataaaccaaaacaattgaaaagcaCTGAGATGCAATTAATGTGTATAATTGTTTGCCTTCATCCCGCAGCAAAAAAAGCGCCAAACTGAAGACGGCCTACAAGCGCGACTTTGTCAACGCGGGCTGCGACCTGGTGTTCGACATGGCCGGCCCCACCGTCCACGGCGCCGCCGTGCTGGGCTACCAGGGCTGGCTGGCGGGCTATCAGTTGGCGTTCGACACCGCCAAGTCCAAGCTCACCGTGAACAACTTCGCTCTGGGATACAAGGCCCGCGACTTCCAGCTACACACCAGTGTGTAAGTGGCATTATGCGCTGTCCAAAATATTTagatgcactctaaaaacagttgggtcaaaagtaacccaattatggctcaaaaatgaaccgatccactatatgggtcaatttgacccaactttgagtcaagaaatgggtcttttagtgtaaaacaacataAAGTGGATCCGTCCAtatttgacccatagttgggttattttttacccgactgtttttaaagtgcacactgaattttttttaatttctgaaacttttttttttgataataactcatttggtcccaaaaacgtataaatacgttctttttgtttttaaagtgcacactgaattttttttaatttctgaaACTTTTTTTGATAATAACTcatttggtcccaaaaacgtataaatacgttcttttTCAATATTACCATGGCCATtggtccccaaaacgtattcatacattttttaatgttgttttttttatgctagagcatacagaaggctttgatgcagcctctgaactgagaacgcttgaagcaataatagttattacaaaaaaacggccagcgggtggcagcagagtataagatgtCAATCAGGGCCACCCAAAacgtattcatacatttttatgttgtttttttatgctagagcatacagaaggctttgatgcagcctgtgaactgagaacgcttgaagcaataatagttattacaaaaacggccagcgggtggcagcagagtataagaaatcaatcagggccatgttgaaaaaaaagctcatttacccattgttctaaacagatttgtgaataatgattaaacttagctatattctaatgctaattgctgcaaaatggaaacagatagaaatgtactttttttcctgatgaaagaagagactctgatctttctgtttttatagcaatagaaaacaatattctgtgggccttgcaaaatcagtcaaaatccagtaaaacagccgggaacgaaaggggttacttcagtgaaaatggctgggagtgctTTTAGCAAAATGACCCAGGATTATTCTTGCTGTTCCTGAGGGTAAAAGGAATCTCAAGATTGCAAAAAAGTATGTGCATTGTTAGTTAAACTGGattaaacatactttttttttcttttctgataCTTTTGAATAATTACACATGaccccgggtcaaattgacccaggatGTTATTACTAATCCAGTGAAAGAAACGTAACACATGggttgaaaaacaaatattgcctGTGTTATTCATAAGTGTacagaaataaaaaagttttgacACTTTTGGATAATTAAATACACTCACGGGTCACACtgtttaaaataaagtattgcATTTGGATTGTACACATTTCTGACATGTTAGGATGACTAAACACCTCGGGTCAAAGTGACCCAGGGACAGTATAGTTGTTCCTCTCAAACaaacataacaggagggttgAAAAAACAGTcatcttacattttttgctccaATTCTCCTCTTGTCAACATCTAATCTATGCTTGACCATTGCAGAAACGACAGCACAGAGTTTTCCGGGTCTATTTACCAAAAGGTGAACAGCACAGTGGAGACTGCCGTCCACCTGGCCTGGACGGCCGGAAGCAACAACACACTCTATGGAGTGGGAGCCAAATACCAGTTGGATAAGGACACCTCTCTTTCTGTAAGGAAAAGTTGCATGATTACATTCGATGATGTCCCTGtgtgtcacttcctgtcaattagaggtggcaaattcaagtccagaaagtaaaaaaactgccacagtttggctttagccattgatgctagctagctagaaagtaaaaaccctgtcacaatttggtttagccattgatgctagttagctagctagcaagtaaTGTCTGTGTTATTCATAAGTGtgtatccataaataaaaaagttttacaCTTTTAGATAATTAAATACGCCTGCGGGTCATTTTGATCATTGCTGTTCATGAGAGCACTGGTTAAAATAAAGTATTGTATTTGGCattaggttctatgtttttgattgatgctagctagctagctagctagcacctagggctaaagccaaactgtggcagggtttttactttctgaacctggatttgccacctttgctgTTTACGAACACTCACGACGGATGGTTCTCTTCACACAGGCCAAAGTCAACAACTCCTGTCTTGTTGGAGTAGGATACACACAGACCCTCAGGCCAGGTTTGTTGTTCTGCACTGCTTCCATTTTCCTGAAGTGTAAAAAATGGAGTGGCAAGTTTAGCTCTGGCCAACCAACCAGAGGACGGAAACATGTTCACGCTTCCTTCTTTTTCCGCAGGAATCAAGCTAACGCTGTCAGCGCTCATCGACGGGAAGAACGTCAACGGCGGCGGACACAAGATGGGGCTGGGCTTCGAGTTGGACGTGTGAAGATGCAGAGAAGAAGAAATGCCTTCGCAGAAcgcagaaaaagaagaaaatgaacgAGGCGAATTATGACAACGCCTCCAAGGTCCAAGCAGCAACACTAAGTCACATCATCACACACTCACTGTCGAAGGGCTTGTTTGAATGCAAATACCAACTAAACAGATTGAAAGCTGTTCAGTTTGTGCCATTAGAATACAAAATAAGGGAGATTGTGGCTACGTTATGTTTTAGTGGCTGAATGGTTTATATCCtagacaaaaactttttttgaatcTTTGAGTTGGAAATGACACAAGACACACATGATGATGAGActgtgaattaaaaaatgtttttatttctc is a window from the Vanacampus margaritifer isolate UIUO_Vmar chromosome 3, RoL_Vmar_1.0, whole genome shotgun sequence genome containing:
- the vdac3 gene encoding voltage-dependent anion-selective channel protein 3 isoform X4, producing MAEKGKGRAKQQQKAGNKDHCVTCHHAPKRHDGMAVPPAYADLGKSAKDIFNKGYGYGILKLDVKTKSQNGVEFATSGSSNTDTGKSGGHLETKYKVSELGLSFNQKWNTDNTLATEITVEDQLAKGLKLGLDTSFVPNTGKKSAKLKTAYKRDFVNAGCDLVFDMAGPTVHGAAVLGYQGWLAGYQLAFDTAKSKLTVNNFALGYKARDFQLHTSVNDSTEFSGSIYQKVNSTVETAVHLAWTAGSNNTLYGVGAKYQLDKDTSLSAKVNNSCLVGVGYTQTLRPGLNQANAVSAHRREERQRRRTQDGAGLRVGRVKMQRRRNAFAERRKRRK
- the vdac3 gene encoding voltage-dependent anion-selective channel protein 3 isoform X2 produces the protein MAVPPAYADLGKSAKDIFNKGYGYGILKLDVKTKSQNGVEFATSGSSNTDTGKSGGHLETKYKVSELGLSFNQKWNTDNTLATEITVEDQLAKGLKLGLDTSFVPNTGKKSAKLKTAYKRDFVNAGCDLVFDMAGPTVHGAAVLGYQGWLAGYQLAFDTAKSKLTVNNFALGYKARDFQLHTSVNDSTEFSGSIYQKVNSTVETAVHLAWTAGSNNTLYGVGAKYQLDKDTSLSAKVNNSCLVGVGYTQTLRPGIKLTLSALIDGKNVNGGGHKMGLGFELDV
- the vdac3 gene encoding voltage-dependent anion-selective channel protein 3 isoform X1; the encoded protein is MAEKGKGRAKQQQKAGNKDHCVTCHHAPKRHDGMAVPPAYADLGKSAKDIFNKGYGYGILKLDVKTKSQNGVEFATSGSSNTDTGKSGGHLETKYKVSELGLSFNQKWNTDNTLATEITVEDQLAKGLKLGLDTSFVPNTGKKSAKLKTAYKRDFVNAGCDLVFDMAGPTVHGAAVLGYQGWLAGYQLAFDTAKSKLTVNNFALGYKARDFQLHTSVNDSTEFSGSIYQKVNSTVETAVHLAWTAGSNNTLYGVGAKYQLDKDTSLSAKVNNSCLVGVGYTQTLRPGIKLTLSALIDGKNVNGGGHKMGLGFELDV
- the vdac3 gene encoding voltage-dependent anion-selective channel protein 3 isoform X3; this encodes MAEKGKGRAKQQQKAGNKDHCVTCHHAPKRHDGMAVPPAYADLGKSAKDIFNKGYGYGILKLDVKTKSQNGVEFATSGSSNTDTGKSGGHLETKYKVSELGLSFNQKWNTDNTLATEITVEDQLAKGLKLGLDTSFVPNTGKKSAKLKTAYKRDFVNAGCDLVFDMAGPTVHGAAVLGYQGWLAGYQLAFDTAKSKLTVNNFALGYKARDFQLHTSVNDSTEFSGSIYQKVNSTVETAVHLAWTAGSNNTLYGVGAKYQLDKDTSL